The DNA segment AGGTATAATTATCATCGGAATAAAGAGCCCATTAAAAGAAGAGTCTCAAATAGAAAGATCTTTTCGATATATTGTGCTATGCATCCTTTCATAAAagctggagaagaaagagaagaagcgcCTATAATATTACCCTCACATTAGCCCACTTGAGAGCAGAGAAAGGGCCGAGATGAAGGGTGCTCGATGCATTGCAATGCAGCTATTCTAGCGCCACGCAATTAGCACTGCGCTGATAGCCCCTGTGGGCCTCTGTGGAAAGGATAGGGTGCCATGATACTTGGGGCCCAGTTATGagccttcccttctccctgggATTCTGACTCAGCTCTTATGTCAAGTCATCATTTAGCAAACTGCTCGGTGTAAGCATGCAATTACTCCTTCTTAGCACACATGTGAACTTTATTTGTTAATTAGACTTCTGAGATAGGTGCCATGATCCCAGGATAGCCCTGAATTCCCCATCTAGCGGAAGACCTTGGGTCTGTCCCTCGTAGTCCTTTTGACACTATTAACCAATTTTGAAAATAGAATTAATTAaatcagaagaaagcaaagatgcATCGAGGGAATTTTGAAGTGTTATGAAGTTTAAGAGCTCTGAAAGTTCTATTTGGGCTTTGGAAATAAGcgtatctttgttttgttttgtcgaAACAGGGTTGCCCTCACTGTCATAGgcctcactctgtaaaccaggcgggcctcgaattcacagagatcctggctctacctcccgagtgctggattaaaggtgtgagccaccatgcccgaCTACGGAAATAGTCACGTTATGTAAAAGGATTTTCACTACATAACAAACATGCTAACTGCATTTTGCTGTaaactacaattttttttctccacattaaaattcttgtgtttgttttgtccttattttttatttaagagaCAGAGCTGGCTGTGTGGCCGgtggcacgtgcctgtaatccagcatttgggaagtgaaGGCAAGGAAGGCTACACACATGTTCAAGGTGACCTTGTCAGCTGCACAAAGAGTGAGGCCAACTTGGGTTACTAGCGAAACCCAGGTTTCTctatgctgcccaggctggtttcgaactgaGCCTCAGATACCAGCCTCTCAAGCAGCTGGAACTAGAAGTTCACACATCCGTTCCCAAGTGTTACAACCAGAAAATATagtgaaagcaaaaaaaaaaaaaaaatcaaaaaatctcCATGAGGAACCATTTCCTCAGTTACAACCTCAGGTTTCCCTCAGAGCTGAGACAGAAATCTGGCCACGTGAAAGATTATCATCACCTTTGAATCTCAGTTCTCTACTAGAACTCCAAATTCCACAAAAATCCGGAAAGAACCTGCCTGTGACCCTAGGGAAGGACAACCCAGGATACAATTCTCTCCGAATCGGAAAGTCCTTCAGTGGCTAAGATCATGAGGAACAAGAACTATAATGACTTAATCTTGAAGCTGAGTATCCTAGCCCACATCTTTCTGTCAGCAAGACTGATTGATGCCCTGTTAAGATTAAAAGGGCATGATGGCAGGCTCTGGCTTGTTGGCAGTGGCTGAGGCCCCGAGATCTACGTCTAAGACTACACGGCGCCTTTCCCACCCTCTAAAGGGTCCCCTTGGAAGAGGACCAAGCGTAAGGCAGAGAGCGCCCTGTAACAACTCCACTAGAAGCCATTCGGGGACTTTATTCAGGGGCGGACCACGGAGCTGCCAAGTAGGATAAAAGCGAAAGGAACATAGTGGAATGTAGGATTGTGGGCAGAGGAGCCAGACTGCCAGGGTTGGAATGCCAGCTCCATCGACTTAAGAGTTATGTAAAGTTGGGCCAAGTTACAACCTTTCCAAGCTTCGGATCTTTTCGCCTAAAAAAAACGGGGCCAGTAACAATACCTGCCTCACAACATCTGTCTGAGACTGAAGGAGCTAATATTTGTAAAGTGCCCAGCAGGAGAGTGGCTGGCACATGTTAGAGCCAGGGAAGCGCTTTGGAAATTCGAGGGACAGTGCTCGTCACGTGCGCATGGATGCAAAGCGGTTCGTGCAGCGTGAGCTCAGGCGTGTTTGCATTGCAAGCGGTTCAGAAGCTGAGCTGTGAGGTGGCCAGCTCCTGGGGGTCTAGGCGCTGTGGGCTGAGTGTAAGAAAATCTTCCAGGTCTAATCAGAGATCTCTTTAGCTGTCTTTGACCCAGCATCTGCTCTGAAACGCCCTCATATATACTCTCATGTCCAGGGCCCAATGTGAGCTCAAAATTGGCTGGAGAGGGAACCGAGGTGGAAAGGGGAACTAATTTTCCTAAAACGCCATTCCTTGCAACATTTACTCACAACAGCTGTGTGGCATAAGGGTTCAAACACAGTTCCAGGTACTTGTAATTGTTTTAAAAGTTAGGACTGGTTCTACCTTGTTCTGAAATCTCTGGGCTCCCAGAATTAATGAGGCATAGAGAGAGGCCAAGGGTGCTGTCTGCTCAGCAAACAAGCCCCGGGCAGGCACGTCCAATGCTTGGGTCCTCaggaataaagaagaaacaatCACCACTTGAATTGATCAAGCCCTTTTACATTTGGTAAGATTCGGCCTCACAATACAAACGCTCTCGAGAAATTCCTCCCTGGTGACCACAGTATACATTGGCACCATGAACCCAAGTCGCCAACGGCTAGGCAGGAGAAGCTGAACTGTAGGGCTGACTTCGGGAGAGAAATGTTGGCTGCATCTACATTTTACATGGTGGATCTCTGGCCCGCATCATCAAGGCCGAGGGTTCTCTTCCTGGCGGTTCCGTCGCTGCTCAACTCTGCATCCGCGGCGTCAGGGCTGCGGTCAGAGCTTATGGCTATGGCGCCTTCCAGTCCATCCGTGCCTCCACTTGGTTGAAGAAGGATAGAACCTGGTTCTTTGGGACGCTTCCATTGTGGCCTGGTGACAATCCAGAAGATGAGGGCTCCAAATACCACAATCAGAATGCCCAGTGTATTTGTAAAAACACCCTCTGGCGGGAACGAATGGTACGAAGGGTCTTTcctataaagaaagagaaagtggacCCAGTTACAAGCaagcacacagcagacacagaatTCACCTGCTCAGAAAGAACCATGACACAGCTTCAACAGAAATGTCCTTACAGGATGGCATTAAAGAGACATTTAGGTTATACTGTGAATACTTTAAAATtccaagtaagaaaaaaatattgtaccTGGGATACCTCATGTCACTTAAGAACTGGAAAAGATACAAAAAATGTATACATACTATAATTACAATTACCATAAAAATATGTACCCCCAAAAGATGAATGCACACTCTATAACCCCAATAATTCTGTTTTTAGTGATAACTATACTATGCGTATAggataataaattatttaaattttaatattaaaatggctacttatggagccagagagatgactcaacagttaagagcattactgctcttctagaagacccaatttgtttcccagtacccacatggcatctcccaactgcctgtaactccagttccaggggatctaatgccctcttctggtctcagggGGCACAGCAAGCATGCAGTAGACAAACACGCAAGCAAAAAATAAGAGTCTTTTAGAATAGCTATCTATATTATATTTCCCcagtgaataaatatttaaaattttctagcTTAAGAATTAAGGGAGAGAAGACTCCAGACTTACAGGACAAAAAACAGCTTCTCTGTTATTCCCATGAGGACTGTTGCAATCACCGTTCCGAAGAGGAGAAGTCCGGAATACACATGTACGGGCAGGACGACTGCCCGGAGAGACGGCGGAGCCCATGGGAGCAGAAAGATCAAGAAGCCTAGGACAAGCTGAACATCAGAGCACAGTGGTTATCACTTGACTTCAGTTTTAAATTACCCTTCATGGTGGTACGTGCCTTCAGCCCCAgcgctccagaggcagaggcagaaccaAGGGGGCAGAAAACGAACAGCAAATTTCTCTGTGCACAGTTCCAACATCCAACGGTAACACCTAGAAcatgccctgtctcaaatatcCTTCTAGAAAACGTGTGcacgtgcctgtgtgtgcacacgtgcatgtgcaccagcctcagcttcccaagtgctagggctGAGTGTGCCCAGTTTACACAGTTGATGTTTTTAAATGTACACATGGGGCACCTCGCTTTTATTCAGTAACAGTGTGCCTTGAAGAtggacagatttttttatttcaatgtatTTGTCTAGTTTAATTTGTTTAATAGTTAATTCTCTATTTTTAAGGATATAGCAATTTATTTACTAAGTATGAaggaaaataagttttttttttccttccccccaAACCAAACACAGGATACATAGCTCAGTCTgatgccaggcatggtgtcacGACCTCTGACCCcagcacctggaggcagaggcagccatatGTGTGTGTCGAGACAAGCTCCAGTTCAGCCAGGCCtatagagagagaccttgtctcaaaaaccaaaaccagaaagaaGGAAATTGACAGTGTGTTTCATAAGGAAAAACCAAAAGCTGCCCAAGTTAATTTCCTCAGTAACTAAGTCTGCGGTGGGACGCTTCTTTACCAAGGCCAGTAAGATCCCTGCACACAATGATGACTGTTCCGACCCCACACTTCTGTTGTTTCGGCCCCTGCCTCCTACCCATTAAGATTCTCCTCTCCCAGGACAGGCTCAATAGCTATgatgaaactctgcctcaaaaaaaaaaataaaaaaaagaaagaaagaaagaaaaacaaaaaagattcttctctcttcaagaaaataaaagacaatgcaATTGCTATCAGATTATTGAATTTATTGAATTTAAAGGCACCGTTTTTTTTCCCAAGGACTGATTTAGGATCTATAAGTCtaatcaaaaaatacaaaatgaaaaataaaaaaagaaggctgGGAAGATCACTGGTATAATTGGTGTCCAGAGCCCTGAGAACTTGGAGTCCATGCAGTTTGCACTGGTAACGAATAGCGAGCTTTGGATGGGCTGCGAGCATATCTTATGTTCACTCACTATCCCGACATCTGATTACGTTGAGAATGGCCCAGAGCATTCCTTCTTGGTATGTCAAAATATTCCTGGAACTCCTTCAGTGATTGACTCTATTATTATCCAAAGGCAAACGTCCCGATGCCCACGGTGTGCTTCCCGTGTGGAAATATATAGTTCAGCTCAACGAAAGCTAGGAATTTTGTGTGGTAGTTTTCTGAACTGCACCTTGGTGTCTTTTATTGAGACATCCTAATGAAATACATAGTTCTCATAGTCTTGTTTATTGACCATTTTTACTCTAAGGTCCTCAATATTATCTCACTTCTTTTGTGACTTATGATGTGtatatgtttctttgttttttcatgacagtgtctcactatgtagctctggctgtgctagaacttgctctgtagacaacgCTGgcctccgcctgcctctgcctccccgagtgctgggattaaaagtgtgcagaTATGGTCACCGAAAAGGCAGCTCCACCTCCGGCTCTGGCTGATGTCATCTATCTCCCCACTGTACCACCTCTCTCTCAGTTGCCCCTGGCAACATCCCAGCCTGGCTCAGCTCTCCTCACGACAAACCCTGGCTGCTAGGCCCAATGGAGTGATGGAGCCCAGGGAGGCCGCATCAGTGGAAACGCCTGGTCGAGAAAAGCTCAGCCCTGCTTGCTGTCAGCTTCTCCGACCAGACCTCCATCTACGCTGTCCTCCTCAACCCTCATTTCCTCTTGGCAAACCAGGAGCTGCTTCTGAGAAGACATCTGGTGTGCTGCCAGCACACCAAGCAAAGTGTCCCAACCCAAggactccttccctttctccagtGACAGCAAAGTTCGTGTTGCATCTCTGAGGCCTCATGGAGACCTGCTTTTAGATGACTCTGTCTTTCCCGTCCTCACAAACCCTCCTTTTCTGGTGGCATCCTGTCAGCGTTTTTAGTTGTCCAAACTTCTCTAatgaaaagcagaagagaaaaaaaaaaacaaaacccacacaaaTATTCCCCAAATCTCCAGACACCACCTTCGGCTCCCAGCGCTCTCAGCGACTGCCCACATTGTCCACATTCTTCCTACTCCACTCACCCAGAGGGCCTGGCAGAGgttttctacttcctcttcaaTCCACTACCACCTTGCTTCTGCCCTCCAAGGTCATCTCTGACTTGCCACCACCAATCCTGTCATGTCTGCAGATCTTCCCTGGAGCATCAGACGTCCCTCAAGTCCTGGAGGGCCCCCCACGGTCCCCTTCTCATCCACCCACTGGCTCTCATTCTTTCTATCACGTTCTTCCCAAGCCTGGTGTCTAAATTTCACATCTGAAATAACTGGGATCTACCCACTGTCCTTCACTGCCACCATCACCCTTGTATGCCAACGAATCTCTCCTCTGAACTGCAGAACACCTTCTACTAGACTTCCTGTATTGATGTCTTTTCATCTGCCAGTTCGTGTTCCCTATCCATTGgcagccttccttcctcttcctcaaacACAACAAACTCCTCCCACAGGTTAGAAGACGCTCTGAGCTTCTAACCCCAGGATTGTGGCTCCAGTTCTCATATGGAACCCCCTATGTCTTTTTATCAACTGAGTACTCTCCCAGAACACTCGGAACCCACCATCTACCAATACTCAGctacctgcctctccctgcaGACGTCACAAAGGCAGAGGACATGTCTCTGGGGTCCCGTGTTTGTCTTGTGGAATGATGTACGTGCCTGCTTAGGAAGGTACTTTGCTGTAACAGATATTTCACTCTGCTAAATAAATGAATTTCACTGACATAAAGTGCATGTTCTGGACTATGAAGATACTATGACGCctagtaaaaataaaagctaccATTTTCGGATCACAAAGGAATCTACCACACATTTATACTCTAGTGACAACAGCTAAAACATCATTTCAATGTGCTCTGCCCAGGGTTGAGCATTTTCCAGCATGACTTGGTTTTGATTCCTATGATTTTATGAAGGATCATGAGACTTGCTACTGTAGGTGAGAAGTTAATGGAACTCATTTAAAGTCAGCACCTACCAAATGTAAGGACCATGTCAAACAGGTCTCACTAGGCATTCAGCTGcagtatttgagaggcagaggcaggcggatctctatgagttagcccagtctagccagggctacacaatgacaCCCTGCCTAAAAAAATTAAcacccaaataaataataataaaaaccaaaacaaccaaacaagaaacaaacaaacagaggttTCCCTAACTGCAAATCCTATGTTTGTAAACATCACATGTCCCTTGGGTGTGAACAAGGAAGAAGCTACCAGCCAATGTCCCTTCctccaaacaaaaccaagaagtgTTATGAAACCAAATTTCTGAGAAGTCCAGAGATTGCAGAGGCAAAAGAGAACAAGAATCCAGCTATTTCCGATCTCACAGAATGTCCAGATGATCAAACACATTTTTAGTTCActattgaaattttaaataacctGATGCCATTGATTATACTAACGGATTAAAAAAGAGAATGATGTTTATCTCAACAGAGAAAAAACATGcaataaaatcccagagtcacTCCTGATATACAAAGAGCAATGAAAGCTTATTCTTATAAAACAGTGAGAGGAGCTAGAGACTGTCAGTAAGCTGCCAGAAACACCCTTTCCCAAACAGGAGTCAAGGATTCTTATCTCTTATTCCACACACTTCTACAAACTTCCCCAGCTTCTCCTGGACAGTCTGGGATGCAGAGACAAGAGCAGGTGACAAGGCTGTCATTGCAGATAGATGACAAGGGCAGAGACAAGTAAGAGAAAGATGCGGTGAAAATAATCCAtatagagaaaaaggaagggggcaCAAACCCCCAGCACCCCCTAAAACAGATTCCAGATGAGTTCAGCATGTAgatgttattaatattattaagaGAGTGGAGGGCGGTGATGCATGCCAGTAAActcagcacttggaggctgaggcagcaagttggctgagttcaagaccaacctgggctacctgaTAAGATTctctcaggaaacaaaacaaaacaaaccaacaaaaacagagaaaggaagaaaggggaatgcTTTGCTCCAAGTAGTTAGGGTGGGGAAGGTGGAGACTTCATAATGAAGTCatagaaagagaacaaaattgaaaaactataACCTTGGATGGAAAATGATTCGCCTGGCTGCATTACAACCAAGAGTttctagagagagaaagatagagagaaagtGCAAGATTCAAAttggaagaaaatatagaaaCACATCTCAATAAAAAGGAAGTTGATTCAGAATTCCTGTAAGTCCTTAAAGGAATACAAACCTATTTTTATGTACCAAAGAAGCAAACCAGGTACTAGAAAATGAGTAGGTACtagaaccacaaaaaaaaatctttttaaaatttatttatttaaaaatctaaagtatTCAAGTGTGTGTGGGTAGCTGTGCCTTGGTGtggggtgtggaggtcagaggacagcttctgagagtcacttctccccttccacctgtGGGTCcttggaatcaaactcagtcGTTGGTCTTAGCATAATGTACTTTTACCCGCTGAGCGTCTCACAAGCCTAAAGGCATCTTTTTTTACTCACTGGTTTGTTAGAAATGAGGAGTTTGAAGAGGAGGTGAAGAGGGTTCTGAGTCTGAGACCAAACTGAACTACATAGtgggatcctgtctccaaaacatgGAGGTTAGGGGCTGGAGACGGAGCTtggttggtggagtgcttgcctaggggGTTGATTTGTCTTCAACCtgacacaaattagagtcatctggaaaggcAAACCCTCACTTGAGGAATTGCTGCCATCAGATTGCCTACAAGCAATTgggaggggcattttcttgattaatgatcgatgtgggaaggcccagccctcTGTATTTATACTACCTCTGGGCAGGAGCGCTTGGGCATAAAAGAGAACAAGCTGACGGGGGCTGAGAGATGACGccgtggttaggagcactggcccctcttccagaggacctgggttcaattcccagcacccacatggcagcccacaactgtctgtaactccagttctaggggatctgacaccctcaggcagacacacatgcaggcaaaacaccaatgtgtgtcaaataaaaacatgtaaattaaattaaaaaaaaaaaagcaagccaagtAAACCAAGGACAGAAAACAGTAAGCAGTATACCACGATGGTCTCTGAGtccgttcctgcctccaagtctcTGTTTTGAGGCCCACCCTGGCCTCCCTCGATAATAAACAGACAATAACCTGTAAAATGTCataaaactctttcttccccaacttggtTTTGCTCAGTGTTTTGTCGCAACAGAAAATCAAGCTGGATACCTCgcaagcacaaagccctgggttgtTTCCCAGTACCACAAGAATGGGGTGCGGCGGAACACACCTTGGGTTCCTAACACTTGAGAGGTGGTGGCAGCAGAATCAGGAGTTAGATCAGCCTTGGCCGCATGGTAAGCTGGAGGTCAGCTTGGTCCCATGAGACCCAGTTACAAGTAAACATAGATGGTAGCTAACAGAAACAATGCTGTTGAATTAGTTGCCCTAAAAAAgttgtgggctggagaggtggctcactggGTGGCTAAGCGCTCTTGCACAGAGcctgtttggtccccagcacccacatggtgactcacagccatctataactccagttcagaaCTGATGCCCCTTTCTGACCACCAAGGGCGGCAGGCATGTTcacagtgcacatatatgtgtgctaGCAAAACACTCggacatgtaaaataaaaaaaaatcaaataaaaaatcaagtaaaaactTCACTTTAATTTGGAACACAGTATAAGATATTTTTGAGAGTTGAGCTAAAGTGGTCAAATGGACGTAGTAGCTCCTTTTCTGTTGATGTCATAAAGTGCAATGAACGAAGTAGCTCATGTAGTAAGGAGGAGTTTGTTTTGGCTGAGTGTTCCAGAGGAATAAGAgttcagtccatcatgaagggaaggcAAAGCAGGAAGGACAGGAATGGTATCAGGGACAGCTGAAGGCCCGCACCAAGCAGGGAGAGTGAGCTAGACATGGTGGGAAGCCTTTcatctcaaagcctgtccccagggacataattcctccaacaaggctgtgcACCACCCAAACCTCCCCCCaaagtgccaccagctggggcaGGGGgcaagtgttcaaatgcccaagactatGGGAGCCACTTCTCATCCGCTCTACCGCAATGAACAGCACATTTACTATTGTATTCACAGAATGTGGTAAAAGTACAAAGTAAAATCAGAAAGCGAGGAAAAGAAGAATCAAGAAACCTGGGGACTTCTAGGGACAGGAGCAGCTCCAGAAATGTATGATCAAGTCTAGGTGggtagagggagaggaggagagggctgTTTTTGGAACTAGATGGGCTGTGAAACCACAGAAGTACCTATAATTATAGTGATTCATAActtctatacacacatgcatatgtgtacaaacTTGAGATTGTTTGATTTTAATGTCCTAGAGGCTAAATCTCACAGGGAGTCAAGAATCCTGGGCTTGGATTGTTCACAGCCCGTCAGTCTGTTGCAGGTATCACTGTTTGCCATCTTCTAGTTTGTTAATCAAACAACCCACACACCAACTGTTTGGCAAGCAAACCCTGATTTTACAATGCTGAACTCAAGCCCAGCAGAACATTTaatcttaaaaatctttcttcctcttcatcctctgaGCTAGCATTGTTCCTTGCATTGAACTGGAGGAGCACAAACTGACCTTATAAAGTACAATGACATCGTGCCAGAGGAGGACCTTGATGGGGAAGTGGCCAGCAATGTGGCTAAGACTAAAGCAGTGGCTCTTGGAGACTGAGGTATCATCTTGTCCTCCCCACAGTGGCTGCAGGGACCAGTATTCACGGTGATGCTGTCTCCGCCAGGAAGTGAAAACTGATTTCTCATTTCTGTGGATTTCACCTAGTGACCTCACGCATGCAGGCTAACGATCTGCCACCCGACGACGgcatccccagccctcttttaTTTTCCATGTTGAAACAATGTCTTACTAAGTTACCAGGACTAGCTTTGaactagtgatcctcctgcctcggcgtCCTGAGTCCCTGGGAGTTACAGGTCCAGGCCccgttttgtttttggtttgtgtttgtttcgttttgctttgtttcctgctGAGCTGGCCTCTTTTACTCCTTTGGTAAGCTCCTGCCGCCCCTTCTGGCGGTGAAATGGGTAAAATCCGATGCAGATGCAGCTCCACAAAGACCCAGGTTCCGAGCACAGTCCTTCCCCTTTG comes from the Microtus pennsylvanicus isolate mMicPen1 chromosome 9, mMicPen1.hap1, whole genome shotgun sequence genome and includes:
- the Cybrd1 gene encoding plasma membrane ascorbate-dependent reductase CYBRD1, coding for MEGYRGFLGLLVSALLVGFLSVLFVLVWVLHYREGLGWDGGALEFNWHPVLAVTGFVFIQGIAIIVYRLPWTWKCSKFLMKSIHAGLNAVAAILIIISVVAVFDYHNVRSIPHMYSLHSWVGLTAIILYVLQLVLGFLIFLLPWAPPSLRAVVLPVHVYSGLLLFGTVIATVLMGITEKLFFVLKDPSYHSFPPEGVFTNTLGILIVVFGALIFWIVTRPQWKRPKEPGSILLQPSGGTDGLEGAIAISSDRSPDAADAELSSDGTARKRTLGLDDAGQRSTM